The genomic region CGGGGCCTTTCAGCCTGTGATGCTGCGGCTTCGGCCGACGGTCGCGGACCGCCCACTGCGCGTGCAGCAGCAAGGGCGTTCCGAATATAAACAACAGCGTGACGATGACGTTCTTCAGCCTCATTGAATTACAAATTTCCGTATTGAGCGGCCAGCCGTTCCGCGCATTTCTCTCCGTCCATCGCCGCCGAAACAATGCCGCCGGCATACCCCGCCCCTTCGCCGCAGGGATAAAACCGTTTGACGACGGGGTGCTCCAGCGAGAGCGGGTCGCGGGGAATGCGCACGGGCGAAGACGTCCGGCTTTCGGTGCCGATCAGCTGCGCCTCGTTGGTCACGTACCCCCGCATCATCTGTCCAAACTGCGCCAGTCCGAGCCGCAGCGGCGCGGCGATGGCCTCGGGCAGCACCTCGAACATATCCACCGAACGCAGACCCGGCTGGTAAGACGTCGGCAGCAGACTGGCCGAAACGCGCCCGCCCACAAAATCGGCCACACGTTGGGCCGGGGCCGTCTGGGACGGTTCGCCGCTGGCCAGACTCCCCATTCGGCAGGCCCGCTGTTCTACCTCTTTCTGGTATTGCAGGCCCGCCAGCGGTCCCCATTCGCGGAAGGGCTTCAGGTCCGCATCGTTCACCGCCACCACCAGTCCCGAGTTGGCAAAGCGGGAGTCGCGGCGGGAAGGCGACATGCCGTTCACCACCAGTTCGCCCGGAGCCGTGGCCGCCGGGACGATAAACCCGCCCGGGCACATGCAGAAGGAAAACACGCCCCGTTCGACGCCCCGGTGGCGGGTCTGGGTCACCAGACTGTAGGCCGCCGCCGGGAGGTAATCGCCCCGACCCGCGGCGTTTTTCGGCAAATGGTACTGAAGCTGGTCGATGAGCGCCTGCTGGTGCTCGATCCGGACGCCCATCGCAAAAGGCTTGTATTCGATTAAAATACTTTTCCGGTGTAACAGCTCGAATACATCCCGGGCCGAGTGGCCGGTAGCCAGAATAACGCCCAGCCCGGTCAGCTCGCGGCCGTCGCCGGTGACGACGCCCTTCAGTTCGCCGACTTCGACCAGAAAATCAACGACTTTGGTATCGAAGTGAATTTCGCCGCCTGCCCCAAGAATGCTCTCGCGGAGGTCGGCCACGACGTTGGGTAATTTGTTGGTGCCGATATGCGGGTGGGCATCGACCAGAATGTCTTCGGTGGCGCCGTGGGCCACCAGAATTTCCAGAATCCGGCGGACGTCGCCGCGTTTTTTGGAACGGGTGTAAAGCTTTCCATCAGAATAGGTGCCGGCCCCGCCTTCGCCAAAGCAGTAATTGGATTCGGGGTTGACGACATGGTCCTTGTTGATGGCAGCCAGGTCGCGGCGGCGTTTGCGGACATCACTGCCCCGTTCGATCACGATGGGTTTGATGCCCAGTTCGACCAGCCGGAGGGCGGCAAAAAGTCCGGCCGGACCCGCCCCGACCACAATCGCCTGGGGAGCTTTACTGACATTCGGGTAGGCTTTCCGGTAGGCAATGCGGGGAGTAGGTTCCTGCCCGACGAACACTTCGGCCTCGACATGGACTTTGACCTGTCGGCCGCGGGCGTCGATGGACTGACGTACTTTGCGCACGACGGGCTGCTCGGTCGGCGGCACCTGTACCCGACGGCAAACCTCCTGGAAAAATAAGGTATCGTCGAACGCCACGGCGGGCTCGACGGTCATGGTAATCGACTGATGCATGGATGCTGGTAGGGTAGCTAGCCCTAAACAGTTAGTTGAAAGACAAAAATACGGAATATGACGAAAGTCAGGGACACTTTTTAGCCCTTTCCTTTGAAATATCCCCGTTGGTCAACATCTTGGGCGGCGAACCGGTTCGTATATTTCCGGGCTTTATATCCCCGGGCTTTAGCCCGGAAAGCTTTTTAAAGCTCAACCGTTCAAGCTCCTGTTTCCGGATTGGCCGAAACCAGGCAGAAACCGGCGCCTCCTCATCAACACACGCACCCGTACGGGCTAAAGCCCGTTGATATTTTATGGATTTTTACTGCATCGACGACCTTCTGAACGACGAACACAAACTGGTTCGCACCTCCATCCGGGATTTTGTAACCCGCGAAATCCGTCCTATCATCGAAGAACACGCCCAGCGCGCCGAGTTTCCGGCGTTCATTGTTCCCAAATTCGGCGAGATCGGCGCTTTTGGCCCAACCATCCCGACCGAATACGGCGGCGGCGGGCTGGATTACATTTCCTACGGACTCATGATGCAGGAAATCGAACGCGGCGACTCCGGCATGCGGTCCACGGTGTCGGTACAGAGTTCGCTGGTGATGTGGCCGATTTTTGCCTATGGCTCGGAAGAACAGAAGCGAAAATACCTGCCCGGCCTCGCCAGCGGCCAACTGCTCGGGTGTTTTGGGCTGACCGAACCCAACCACGGCTCCAATCCGGGCGGCATGGAAACCACCTTTACCGAGCACAGCGACCACTACCTGCTCAACGGCTCGAAGCTGTGGATTACCAACTCCCCGCTGGCCGACCTCGCCGTGGTCTGGGCGCGAAACGAACAGGGCAAGGTGCGCGGGCTGATTGTCGAACGCGGCATGGAAGGCTTCACCACGCCCGAAATCGGCAACAAATGGTCGCTGCGGGCCAGCGTGACCGGCGAACTGGTTTTTCAGGATGTGCGGGTGCCCAAAGAAAACCTGCTGCCCGGCGTCGAAGGTCTGAAAGGTCCGCTTTCCTGCCTTGATCAGGCCCGGTACGGCATCGCCTGGGGGGCCGTCGGGGCGGCGCTCGACTGTTTCGAATCGGCGCGGCAGTACTCGCTGGAGCGTCAGCAGTTTGGGAAGCCCATCGCCTCTTTTCAACTGGTCCAGAAGAAACTGGCCGAAATGCTGACGGAAATCACGAAAGCGCAGCTTCTTTGCTGGCGGCTGGGTGTGCTCAAAAACGAAGGCCGGGCGACTACGGCCCAAATCTCCCTCGCCAAACGCAACAACGTGGAAATGGCCCTGAACATCGCCCGCGAAGCCCGGCAGATTCACGGCGGCATGGGCATCACCGGCGATTACCCCATCATGCGCCACCTGATGAACCTCGAATCCGTCATCACCTACGAAGGCACCCACGACATCCACCTCCTCATCCTGGGCAACGAGATTACAGGAATTCAAGCGTTTAAGTGAGTTAAAAATTAAGAGTTAAGAGTTAAAAGTAGGCTCCGCTAATTCAGGTATCCTGACTGAGCGGAGCCTACTTTTAACTCTTAACTCTTAATTTTTAACTACTTAAGCCTTTCCAGGGCCTTCCGCATGGCTTCGGTCTGGCGACGTTTCTGGAGGATGACCGGGGCGGCGACCCGTTCACGGCAGTCGAAGATGCCGCAGCGTTCGCAGGCTTCGTTGACGATTCGCAGGCTGATTTCGGGCGAAACGGGATTCAGAAACCGCATTTTCTCGCGCAGGGTGTCGTTCATGGCAAAGCACATCGAGACGCTCATGTTCTGGTGCTGATGCGGCTGGTGCGGGTGCGCCACCGAAACGATAAAATAGGTCTGGCCCGAATCGGCGTACGTAGATACCTGCGCCCGGCAGAGGGTTCCGTTGAAGTTCTTGTTCTGTTGCAGAAATGCCAGTTCCTGAAGAATCGTCAGGGCAATCCAGCGGCGGCAGTGGTGTTCGTCGACCATGCCTTTGGGGCCCTGCTGGCGCGTCAGGTGCATTTCTTTCGTCAGGGAGAAGACATTCTGACCGGCCGTGTTGTTGAACCGGTAGAAAAAAAGCTGGCTGATGCCAAAGTACCGGGGCAGGAGGTTGCTGAGCCGGTAAAAGAAGCGCTCCGGCGTGGCACCGAACGAATGAATGAAGGCCAGAAAGGCGTCATTGCTCCATTGCGGACGGGCAAAAAGCTCCTGTAGCCGCCGAATCAGTTCCTCGCGGCGGATCAGGATGGCCCCGGCAAAATAAGAGGCTTTGTAGTTGTTCAGAATCTGCTCAAACGACTCCGCTTCGACATAGGCGTAGGTCAGGGGCCGGTTTTTCAAACCCAGGTACTGAAAACCCGTTTCCCGCGCCAGGATAAACAGCCGCTGTTCGGACGAAAGGTGGGCGTTGAGGTACAGCGTACTGGACTCGGGCCGGAAAACCGACCGCAGTGCCGCCAGGTCCGGGTGCGTCGTCCGGTCGAACACCTCGATGCGGTAATTGTATTCCGAGCGGAGCAGACTCGTCAGCAGGGCCTCGTCCACCACGGCGCTTCCCGCGGCGTACCGGGTCAGAAAACTGTCGGCTTCGGCTTCAATTTCTTCGAAATAATTGTCGTGCATTTCCTGATACGACCGCAGGACGGCCATGTACAAGCGCTCGACACTCATGTTGTAGCTCCGGCCGATGTCCATGAAGGTGCTGATCATAGCGCTGACCTTGGCCGGCGCTTCGGCCAGCAGTTCCAGCAGGTCGGACGGATCGATGCCGAAAAGCTCCAGGGGAATTTCTGTCAGAAAACGCGAGCTGAGCAGGTCCGAGATCGGCTCCAGCTTCTTGGAAAGTTTCAGCGAAACGAGGGTATCGTACTCCACGCCCATCGCTCGGGCAATGGCCGCAATTTTGTCGGTCTTGGGGTATTTCCGTCCCTTCTCGATTTCGGTGATGTACGAAATCGACAGGCCGGACGCCTGCGCCAGTTCGCTGACCGACAAGCCTTTGTCGAGCCGGAGTTGACGAAGTTTTAAGCCAAAAAGAAGTCGAATGTGGTCGGTATGTACAGGCAAGGTAGATCGTGTCAGTGGTTTCCGGTCGGCGGCTCCCCGCAGGGATGTAGCCGACCCTGTCCACAAAGATACAACAAACCGCTGAGGATTGGAGAACCCGCCCGCGGTGTCTCCGGCGTGGCGAAAAGACTATTTTTTAATCCCGTTGAAGACCATGTTCTTGACCACTTTCCCTCCGTTGGCGGTGGTCTGGGCAATGGCGGTGATGTTCAGATTGGCACCCGAAAATTCACCCGAACCGGCATAGTCCGCCTCGAAGGTATTGTACTCGTTGATGTACACTTTCTCCTTCTGTTTCAGGACGGTAAACTTGTTTCCCTGAAGCTTCGCTCCCACTTCCTCATTGTAGTTTTTGAAGGCGATGGCCAGCTTGAGTTCGTCGGCGGCAGCTCCCTTGGTAATGACGATGGTGCCGGAAGCGGTTTCCTTCGGGACAAAGGGGAAATCGTTGAGCGTCGTACTGGAAGTATAGGCAACGTCGTAATTGCCGATGTACTGGTTACGCGGATCGACCGCTTCGGAATTTTTGTCCTTGCAGGCCTGAATATTTACCAGGAAAAGAAAAAGCAGAAAAAGGAGCCCTGAACGTTTCATATGGATAGGCGAATGATTAATATTCTATTAAACGGTCAAAGAACAAATTACGTATCTTTTCCTTAATTTTACCTTCTTCTGCAACGTTTTGCGCTCATTAAGAATCTAGGTATAAACTAAACCCCTTTTGAAATATTTGCGTTATGTCCCTGTTTCGTATACCACCTGATTAAGATGTCTAAACAACTACCTGGATTCTGGGCCCTTCTGTGTCTGTGCTTTTTTACGCTGATACAGACGGCAACTGCTCAGTCCAATTATACCATCAGCGGCCGGATCACCGATGCCGCTACCGGCGAAGGCGTGCCATTTGCCAGTATCGCCCTTCGCGGAAAAGCCGTCGGCACCACCTCCGACGCCGATGGTCGATATTCCCTAAAGACCAGCCAGATCAGTGACTCCCTCGTTATTTCCAGCCTTGGCTTTCAGACCCGTTCTGCCCCCCTGCTGCGTATAGCCGAGCAGGTTATCGATGTCAAACTGGCCGCTTCGGCCGCCAAACTGAAGGAAGTAAAAGTATACGCCAAAGGAGGCGACCCGGCCTACCGGATTCTGCGCGAGGCCATCCGCCGCGCGGACCGCTACGATCCCGCCAAACTCTCGGCCTTTCAGTACGAAAGCTACACCAAGATCGAGGCGTACGTCAACAACTTCAAACGGCCCCGCAAGAATGGCCGTCGGCCCGGCCCGGTCGGTCGGCTGCTGAGCAAACTGCCGGCCGTGACCGACGAGGAAGGGCTGCCCGCCGTCCCGGTGTTCGTTTCCGAGAACTATTCGGACTATTACGAACGGCACGACCCGCTGAAAACAAAGGAATTTATCCGCAAAACCCGCATTGCGGCGGTCGGCATTCAGGACGGAAGCCTCGTTTCGCAGTTTACGGGCGCTTCGTTCCAGCAGTACAATTTTTACAGCAACTTTCTGACGGTTCTGCGCAAGGACCTGCCCTCGCCGATGGGCGGCTCGTGGAACACCTACTACCAGTTTCACCTGATGGATACGCTCAGGGTCGGCGAATCGGTCTGCTTCCAGATTGATTACGAACCCAAACGCGAAACCGACCTTGCCTTTAACGGGACCGTCTGGATTGATACCACCCAGCTTTCGCTGGTCCAGGTAGAGGCCCGGGTGGGCAAGCGGGCCAACATCAACTTTGTGGACGAAATCCGGATTGAGCAGGAATACGAGGCGACTTCGTCCGGCCACCGGCTGCCTTCGCTGACGCAGATCATGATCGACATGGATGAACTGACGCCGAGCGCGCCCGGGGCTCTCATCCGCTTTTTTATCGCCGCCACCAACATCAAGGTCAACGACGTTCACGACCCGAAGTTCTACGAACCTGCGCTTGAACTGGCCGAAAATTACAAGGAAAAAGACCCGCAGTTCTGGAAAGGCATCCGGCCGGAGGTCGTGACGGCGGAGGAAATGCGGGCGTTCGAACTGGTCGATTCGGTCCGGAACATTCCGCTCATCAAGTATACGGGCGAGGTGCTGCGGCTGGGTTTCAACGGGTACCAGTCGCTGGGAAAGCTTCACCTGGACGTTGGACCGTTTATTTACACTTACGCCAATAACACACTGGAAGGCAATCGGTTCCGGGTCAGCCTGCGCACCAATCCGGGCTTCAGCCGGCGGTGGCTTCTCAGCGGTTATCTGGCTTACGGCACCCGCGACCAGCTGTTCAAGTACGGCCTCGCGGGCGATTATGTGCTGTCAAAAAAGCCGTACACCATCATGGGGGCCCGTTACAGCTACGACCTCGAACGGGTGGGCCTGAATCCGGAGAACCTCAACAACAACTCCATTCTGCTGGCCTACGCCCGGTTCGGCAATTACCGGCGGCCGTTTTTTCAGGAAAGCTACTACGGCTACATCCGGCGTGAACTCGGCAGCGGCTTTACGCAGACGGTTGCCCTGCAGAACCGGAGCTTCCATCCGCTTTTCCCGTTTGCTTACCGGACCGAATCGGCCAATGACCCGCAGGGAGGACTGGGCACCGACTTCCGGACCACCGAACTGCAATTGGAAACCCGGTTTGCACCGGGCGAACTGATGGTGCAGAACGACAACGAACGGTTCAGTGTGGGCGCGACCAACAAACCGGTTCTGACGCTGCGGTACGCGCTGGGCATGAAAGGGGTTTTTCACGGCGATTTTTCGTACCACCGGCTTTCGGCGGATTTCCGGCACTCATTCCGGGTTGGCGTGCTGGGGCGGACTTTTTACAACATCAACACCGGCCTCATTCCGTCGACGGTGCCCTACCCGCTGCTGCACACGCCGCTGGGGAATGAGTCGTACTTCTACGTGTACAATGCCTTCAACATGATGAACTTCTTCGAGTTTGTCTGTGACCGGTACGCTTCGCTGAAGTTCGAGCACAACTTCGAGGGCCTGTTTTTCAACCGGATTCCGGCGATCCGGCGGCTGAAGTGGCGGACGCTCGTCACGGCCAAGGTGCTTACCGGTGGTGTGAGCCGGGCAAATCAGCTGCTTGTTCCACCCCTGGATGCCAGCGGACAGACCGTTCAGGGTTTCCGCGCCCTCGGCAGAACGCCGTATGTGGAGGTCGGGTACGGCATCGACAATATCCTGAAACTGTTCCGCGTCGATGCCATCCACCGGCTGACCTACCTCGACGGTAAGAGCGTAACCGGGGTGCCCATCCCCAAATTCGCCGTGAAAGTGTCGGCGTATGTTAGTTTATAAGTCGTAAGCGGTCCGCCGCTCATATCTTTGGTTTTCTTTGATATAGTTGGAAAGAGTGCAATTTTGGGTTAGTCCCTGACAGGGGTGGGCAGCAGCCCGGGTTCCGCCGCTAACACGTCTATGATGACGATGTTGTACCGCTGGTCTATCTGTCCACCCTGCTTTTTCTCAGTAACTTCAACAGTACCTATGGATACGGTTCTGTACTGTAATCCTGCATACATGTGCAAAAGACGAGAAAAGCGGTCAGTTCACTTCTAACCCTTATCCACTATGAAAGCGACAGCTACCTTCCTACGTTACGGGGTGGGCTTTGACATTGGCAAAGACACCATTCACGTTTGTGTTTCCGTTATGGACACCACCGGAAAAGTGACGGTCAAAGGAACCACTAAACTAGTTAACAAGGCGGCCGCTTTCTCAGGACTAATGACCTGGCTAGGAAAGCACTGTAAGCAGACAGACCTACCGGTTCGCTATGTCATGGAAGCCACAGGCGTTTATCATGAGACCCTGGCCTGGTATCTGTTTACCAAATGTAAGCTTCCCTGAAATTAGGACAGTGTAGGATTAGACTCATAAAGGGCTAATTTTAACTGTCACATGAAAAAGAAGACTTTCACCGAACCTCAGATCGTTGCCATCCTCAAACAGTACGAAGGGGGACGCGAAGCAATGGATGTTTGCCGCGAATACGGCATTTCTAAAGCCACTCTGTTCAATTGGCGCAGGAAATATAGCGGCATGGAATCGACTCATCTTAAGGAGCTTAAAGCCCTACAAGATGAGAATCGGCGTCTTAAACAGATGTATGCTGAACTGAGTCTGGACTACAAATTGGCGAAGGAGATCATCGAAAAAAAGCTTTAGGGCCTTGTCAGCAGAAAGCGTTGGTTGAGTGGGCAGTGGAAAAAAAGGTGTCTGTAGGCAGGGCCTGCCGTGTTGTAGGCATGCATCGTTCCCGCTGGTACTATCAGAACCGGAAAAATGACCAACCGGTGATTGATAAGTTGCAGGCTTATGCTGAAGCGTACCCCACTCGTGGCTTTGATGACTATTATGGCAAAATCCGGAATGAAGGTCTGGTGTGGAATCGTAAGCGGGTATTACGAGTGTACCGGCTACTGAAACTCAAGCACCGAAGACGACATAAGCGACGACTACCTGCACGGGTTAAGAAGCCATTACAGGTACCTCAAGCAGCTAACCACTGCTGGAGCATGGACTTTGTAGCGGATGCTTTAGTTAGTAAGCGAAAGATCAGAGTGCTAACGATCATGGATGATTACAGCCGGGAGGTTCTGGCAGCTCATGCGGATTTTTCGTTGCCAGCCCAGAAAGTAGTTGATGTACTCAAAGACATTGCGTTACAACGGCCCCTTCCTAAACGAATACGCGTCGATAATGGCGCAGAGTTTATCGCTGATAAATTCACCAAGTGGTGTACTGATAATAATATCGAAATTCTATACATCCAACCCGGAAAGCCTATGCAGAACGGTTATATTGAACGGCTAAACCGTACCTTTCGGGAAGATGTGCTAGACGCTTATTTGTTCGAGTCACTCGAAGAGGTAAGGATACTATCGGACGAATGGATGGACCGGTATAACCGTTTACATCCGCACCAGTCGTTGGGTGGCTTGGCTCCAGCAACATATGCCAGGCAAACACAAACCAAAGTCTAAAGGCTTACTGTCCGATTTCGGGGAAGGCTACACAAAGACCAATCGGTCAGTGTGGTCCTGCCAAACAAAGCAAAGCACTACCTCAAAAGCCTGGGTCTCAAGTCTAAGAATGACCGCATTGATGCACAAGGGCTGGCTCGTATGACGCTTGAACAGCAACTGCCGCTTTGGCAACCACTCTCGAAGAACATATACAGTCTGCGGATGCTAACTCGTCAACACCAAAGGTTACAGGAACTGAAGACCCAAAGCCAGAATCAAAAGCACTCTATTGAGTACAGCCAGTTCAGCGATGGGTTCATCCTCAAACAGCTTGACAACCTCATTACTCTCTATGACAGGCAGTTGACCGAAATCAGTCAGGCCATTAATGATCTGCTGGACGATGATCAACCTTTACGGGAAGGCATTGATCGGCTGAGTGCCATCAAGGGGCTGGGCCGACTGTCGGCCGCTACACTAGTGGCAGAGACAAATGGCTTCACGGGCTTTGAGAACGTACGGCAACTAGTGAGCTTTGCTGGCTATGACGTAGTGGAAAACCAATCGGGCAAACATATCGGTAAGACGCGCATCTCAAAAAAGGGGAACAGTCGCATTCGTCGTATCTTGCATCTACCCGCTCTCAATGCGGTGCGTTTTGGTGAACCTGGCTGTGCCGCCCTTTATGAGCGGGTCTATAGCCGATCACGCATCAAAATGAAAGCGTATGTAGCCGTCCAGAAAAAGCTGCTTACTCTATGTTATGCTCTCTGGCGCAACGGGTCTGAGTACGAGCCTAGTTACTCTCCAACTACGACAAAGAACGTATCGGACCAGGCTAAAAAAATAGTCCCGACTAGCGGGACTACACAGGACCAAGAGGCCGAAGCCATCTTGTCCCACAGGTAATTCAAAGATATTGAAAAAATACTAACTCAAAACTTGCAAAGCACGACAGTACCAGCGGTCGTAAGTGGATTCGCCAGGTTAGGAAATGGGCGGAGCCGCTTACGACCGCAGCGGCGGACCGCTTACGACTTACGACTGATTGACTGGTTTTACCAATTCTTTCGCTTTAGCCCGTCCGGGTTCAGCAGGCGGATGTTGCCGTCGGCAATTTCGATCAGCTTATCCTGTTTGAATTCGCTCAGCGTCCGGATCAGCGATTCGGTGGCCGTGCCGACGATGGAGGCCAGATCGTCGCGCGAAAGCTGGATGGCCCCGCTTCCGCCGTTCTCGGTTTGCTGGCGGTGCAGACGCAGCAGTGTATCGGCCACCCGGCGGCGCAGCGAGTGATATGCCATGCCCAGCAATTGCTGTTCGCGCTCGGTAACCCGGTTGGCCAGCAGTTTGATGAACTGGTTGGCCACGTCCTGGTTCCGGCTCAGCAGGTCGAGAAAGTCCTCCCGCGGAATGTAAATGAGTTCCGAATCATCCAGGGCCACGGCCGAATCGGTCTGGTCCGTATCTTCCAGCAGACTGATGTAGCCAAAAAAGTCGCCGTCCTGGTAAAGGCCGGTGATTAATTCTTTTCCGTCCGGGTTGGTTTTGAACGTCTTGATCCGGCCCGCTTTGAGGAAATAAAGCCGCGTTGGCTCGTCCCCCTCCGAATAGACGTACTGCTTTTTCCGGACCGTATGCACCTTGCGGTCCGTCTTCAGAGAGTCGATGCCGCCCACGGCTTTTGCATCGTCCAGAAATTCTTCAAGACCCTCTTTGGTGGGTTCGTAGGCCGGGCGCATCTGCTGGAAGCGCCGCAGCCGGACTTCGACGGCGGTGAGCAGTTCACTTTCGTCGAACGGCTTGGTCAGGTAATCGTCGGCGCCCAGTTCCATGCCTTTCCGGAAATCAAGGCGCTCGGTTTTGGCGGTCAGGAAAATGAAGGGAATGCCCGACAGCTCCGGATTCTTGCTGAAGATATGCAGGACACCATAGCCATCCAGAACCGGCATCATGATGTCGCAGATGACTAAGTCAGGTTTTTGGGTGAGCGCCTTCTCGACGCCAATTTTTCCATTTTCGGCGGTATGGACAGTGTATCCCGCGAGTTCCAGAATTTCGGCGGTATTTTCACGGATATCGAGGTTGTCCTCAATAAGCAGAATGGTTTTCATGCATAAATGAGATAGTGACGGTTGTACCTTTGTTCAGTTCGCTGCTCAACTCAATGGTGCCGTTGAGCAGTTCAAGGTATTTCGCCACAATATGCAATCCTAAGCCGGTACCTGCAAAATTAGTTGCGTTTTTTGCCCGGAAGAATCGCTCAAACAGGTGCTTCTGGTCTTCTTCCGAAATACCGATTCCCTGGTCCTGGACTTCGATCCGGGAGTTGGTTCCCCGGCACCAGCCCCGTACCCAGACGGTGGTGTTTTCGCCCGAATACTTCACGGCGTTGGAAATGAGGTTGACCAGCACCTTGCGCACCAGCGACTTGTCGAGCCGGACCTGGGTGTTGCAGTCGATTTCGGCCTCCACCCGCTGACCGGCTTTGAGCATACTCTGCATGTCCGCAATCACGTCCGCGATCAGGTCGTTGAGGTGGAAATACGAATAGGTCGCCTCCACCTTGCCTTCTTCGAGTTTTCCGACCGACAGAAATTCTTCCAGAATGTCGTTCAGGTGATTGACGGATGACTTTATACGCTGGATGTGCCGGTCGCGTTTTTCCTGCTGTTCGGTGGTGGTGTATTTCTCCAGCAGTGAGGCCGACGAAAGCACGGCGCTGAGCGGCGTCCGGAATTCGTGGGAAGCCATCGACACGAAGCGGGATTTGAGTTCGCCCAGTTCGCGTTCGGCGGCCAGGGCAATGGCCAGTTCGTCCTTCGACTGTTCGAGCTGGTGCAGCGTGGCCAGCAGGGCTTTTGTCCGGTCGGCTACCTTCTGTTCCAGTTCCGCGTTCATCTGTTCGATGCGGTTTTTCTGCTCGATCAGGGCCCGTTCTGCTTCTTTTTTGTACGTTATATCGATGATGTAGGCAACGGCGTACAGTTCATCGTCCTGGCGAAAGTAGCTCAGGCTGATTTCGGCGGGAAACACCGTGCCATCTTTGCGGCGGGCGTACAGATCGCGGCCGTGGCCCATCGACCGAATCTGCGGATTGGTATTAAACGCATCCCGGTAGCGTTCGTGGGTGTGCCGCACCGAATCCGGCACGAGCAGTTCAATCGGCTTCCCGACGAGTTCTTCTTCCGAGTAATGAAACTGTTTCTGGATGAAATTACTGGCCGAAACGATGGTTCCCCGGCTGTTGCAGACAATGATGCCGATGGTGGCGTTGGTAAAGACGGCGCCGTAGCGCTGCGAACTGTGTTCCAGCTGGCGCTCCATCGACTCCATCGTCCGGACGTGCTCGATGTCCGTCACCCGGACCACGATGAACTTCCTGTCTTCGTGCCGGAACG from Tellurirhabdus rosea harbors:
- a CDS encoding IS110 family RNA-guided transposase, with the translated sequence MVLPNKAKHYLKSLGLKSKNDRIDAQGLARMTLEQQLPLWQPLSKNIYSLRMLTRQHQRLQELKTQSQNQKHSIEYSQFSDGFILKQLDNLITLYDRQLTEISQAINDLLDDDQPLREGIDRLSAIKGLGRLSAATLVAETNGFTGFENVRQLVSFAGYDVVENQSGKHIGKTRISKKGNSRIRRILHLPALNAVRFGEPGCAALYERVYSRSRIKMKAYVAVQKKLLTLCYALWRNGSEYEPSYSPTTTKNVSDQAKKIVPTSGTTQDQEAEAILSHR
- a CDS encoding sensor histidine kinase; this encodes MEKTTFSDTFYCDLAHVLFEESDEFVGVYSPDSKRFVRVNEAGVRLFGVESEKVFFERYGNSIRRRPLSVEQQEELIRLIERDGMHVEEVELLRADGVPFKARVQMSPFRHEDRKFIVVRVTDIEHVRTMESMERQLEHSSQRYGAVFTNATIGIIVCNSRGTIVSASNFIQKQFHYSEEELVGKPIELLVPDSVRHTHERYRDAFNTNPQIRSMGHGRDLYARRKDGTVFPAEISLSYFRQDDELYAVAYIIDITYKKEAERALIEQKNRIEQMNAELEQKVADRTKALLATLHQLEQSKDELAIALAAERELGELKSRFVSMASHEFRTPLSAVLSSASLLEKYTTTEQQEKRDRHIQRIKSSVNHLNDILEEFLSVGKLEEGKVEATYSYFHLNDLIADVIADMQSMLKAGQRVEAEIDCNTQVRLDKSLVRKVLVNLISNAVKYSGENTTVWVRGWCRGTNSRIEVQDQGIGISEEDQKHLFERFFRAKNATNFAGTGLGLHIVAKYLELLNGTIELSSELNKGTTVTISFMHENHSAY
- a CDS encoding IS3 family transposase; this encodes MSVGRACRVVGMHRSRWYYQNRKNDQPVIDKLQAYAEAYPTRGFDDYYGKIRNEGLVWNRKRVLRVYRLLKLKHRRRHKRRLPARVKKPLQVPQAANHCWSMDFVADALVSKRKIRVLTIMDDYSREVLAAHADFSLPAQKVVDVLKDIALQRPLPKRIRVDNGAEFIADKFTKWCTDNNIEILYIQPGKPMQNGYIERLNRTFREDVLDAYLFESLEEVRILSDEWMDRYNRLHPHQSLGGLAPATYARQTQTKV
- a CDS encoding response regulator; this encodes MKTILLIEDNLDIRENTAEILELAGYTVHTAENGKIGVEKALTQKPDLVICDIMMPVLDGYGVLHIFSKNPELSGIPFIFLTAKTERLDFRKGMELGADDYLTKPFDESELLTAVEVRLRRFQQMRPAYEPTKEGLEEFLDDAKAVGGIDSLKTDRKVHTVRKKQYVYSEGDEPTRLYFLKAGRIKTFKTNPDGKELITGLYQDGDFFGYISLLEDTDQTDSAVALDDSELIYIPREDFLDLLSRNQDVANQFIKLLANRVTEREQQLLGMAYHSLRRRVADTLLRLHRQQTENGGSGAIQLSRDDLASIVGTATESLIRTLSEFKQDKLIEIADGNIRLLNPDGLKRKNW